The Bacillus carboniphilus genome contains a region encoding:
- a CDS encoding cell wall-binding repeat-containing protein: protein MEEISPDALTGSALAAKYDAPTLLVDKETVPTFTKNAYSPNQTYSMLFLGGEAVISNQVMNELTNTIK, encoded by the coding sequence ATGGAGGAAATTTCCCCTGATGCTCTTACAGGGTCTGCCTTAGCGGCAAAATATGATGCTCCCACTTTACTCGTAGACAAAGAGACCGTTCCGACTTTTACAAAAAATGCTTATTCACCTAATCAAACCTATTCCATGTTGTTTCTAGGTGGGGAAGCTGTTATTTCCAATCAAGTCATGAATGAGTTAACAAATACTATTAAATAA
- a CDS encoding cell wall-binding repeat-containing protein, with translation MSGQDRFETAANIAKELGSDMQTAIISYGYNFPDALAIASYAAQKQYPILLSETEVLPTVTQLAMGDNNINKTIIVGGTAVISKDIESKLPNPTRIGGVDRYDTASKLISRLKLNTETLFFTYGGNFP, from the coding sequence ATTAGCGGCCAAGATCGTTTTGAAACAGCAGCCAATATAGCGAAAGAACTTGGCTCTGACATGCAAACAGCGATCATTTCTTACGGTTACAATTTCCCTGATGCTTTAGCCATTGCTTCTTATGCAGCACAAAAGCAATATCCAATTTTATTATCAGAAACAGAAGTTTTACCGACAGTTACTCAATTAGCAATGGGGGACAACAACATTAATAAAACGATTATTGTAGGAGGCACGGCTGTTATATCTAAAGATATAGAAAGCAAACTACCAAACCCTACTCGTATTGGTGGAGTAGATCGCTATGATACGGCTTCCAAGTTAATTAGCCGTTTGAAATTAAATACAGAGACTCTTTTCTTTACTTATGGAGGAAATTTCCCCTGA
- a CDS encoding leucine-rich repeat domain-containing protein, which translates to MKKLLAFLILIVSFISFHSIHAKAETIVEHPNLEEAIKFQLNIDEKVSITKTQLESLPYLEASWWGITDLSGLEFAKNIGSLYLEGNGLKDIDQLKELTQISHLYLTDNDIVDTSALGNFKNLSVLDLSQNQLSTVTSLSQIRFTSSGGLSLADNSLTDLTPLGKVAFPSNTGYFYIDVSKNQVTKLNGLEAAKGLTELSASDNNLTNIDSLRSLTKLDYVNLSNNDLSSLSSLGSSHIHSLLAANNKLTSLQGVTIKANESYYLDFENNQLTDISSLSSMTEGYINLKNNPLSYESRFIIQDLLDRGVTVIYDPITSKGSKRLFGEDRFKTAIAISNQGWSNGADTVIITRSDSFPDALAGAPLSYKLNAPILLTDSKTLTDATSEEIQRLKPTKIIVLGGRSGRFSYS; encoded by the coding sequence ATGAAGAAACTTTTAGCATTTTTAATTTTGATAGTTAGCTTTATCAGCTTCCATTCTATTCATGCAAAAGCTGAAACCATTGTTGAACACCCAAACCTTGAAGAAGCGATTAAATTTCAACTTAATATAGATGAGAAAGTATCCATTACAAAAACTCAACTGGAGAGCTTACCATATCTTGAAGCCAGCTGGTGGGGTATTACAGATCTTTCAGGATTGGAATTCGCAAAAAACATTGGTTCTCTTTATTTAGAGGGGAATGGACTTAAGGACATTGATCAATTAAAGGAATTAACACAAATAAGTCATCTTTACTTGACCGATAACGATATTGTTGATACATCCGCTTTAGGTAATTTTAAAAACTTATCAGTTCTTGATCTTAGTCAAAATCAGCTTTCTACTGTTACTAGCCTTAGTCAAATTAGGTTCACTAGTAGTGGAGGGCTATCGTTAGCAGACAATTCTCTTACTGATTTAACTCCACTAGGAAAGGTTGCTTTCCCTAGTAATACCGGCTATTTTTACATTGATGTATCTAAGAATCAGGTAACCAAGTTAAACGGACTAGAAGCGGCAAAAGGATTAACTGAGCTTTCGGCTTCGGATAATAACCTTACTAACATTGACTCCCTTCGCAGCTTAACAAAATTAGATTATGTCAATCTCTCAAATAACGATCTATCTTCTTTAAGTTCTCTTGGGAGTAGCCATATTCACTCATTGCTAGCAGCTAACAACAAATTAACGTCCTTGCAAGGAGTAACAATTAAAGCAAACGAAAGTTATTACTTGGACTTTGAAAACAACCAATTAACTGATATATCTTCGTTATCTTCCATGACAGAAGGATATATTAATCTAAAAAACAACCCATTATCCTATGAATCTCGATTTATAATTCAAGATTTACTTGATAGAGGGGTTACCGTTATATATGATCCTATCACCTCTAAAGGTTCCAAGCGCCTTTTTGGAGAAGATCGATTTAAGACAGCCATTGCTATATCTAATCAAGGTTGGTCTAATGGAGCAGATACGGTTATTATCACAAGATCCGATTCCTTTCCCGATGCGTTAGCTGGAGCTCCGTTATCCTATAAGCTAAATGCTCCTATTTTGCTGACTGATTCAAAGACATTGACAGATGCAACGAGTGAGGAAATTCAAAGGTTAAAGCCAACAAAAATCATTGTCTTAGGGGGGAGAAGCGGCCGTTTCTCGTACAGTTGA